One Arvicanthis niloticus isolate mArvNil1 chromosome 3, mArvNil1.pat.X, whole genome shotgun sequence DNA segment encodes these proteins:
- the LOC117705199 gene encoding LOW QUALITY PROTEIN: transcription factor 20-like (The sequence of the model RefSeq protein was modified relative to this genomic sequence to represent the inferred CDS: inserted 1 base in 1 codon): MGTKLLGQKSPGQDGWWETSGLSPWAPRCRRETAEGLRWGTYGLDQPAAERDKGEKLQWCLGRPIGSVNKQKKQQPQSPLPPXAPQMPEGSADGESKPKKQRPRRKRRKPGHGSGKTKPAVPTVDPQEPEIRLKYATQPRDETDAKNKSFSPYIHVENKCELGAVCTVINAEEQTKLVRSRKGQRSLTPAPSSTESKELPTSSFMLQGPVVTESSVMGHLVCCLCDKWAHYGNMGDLFGPFYPQDYAATLLKNTPPKRSTEMHSKVKVQHKSASKGSKTDTEEEEEEEEEEEEEEEEEEEEEQQQQQQQQQQQRQGRQRFKQHHSSGGPRSLSKRRHCKKAASELKIPQVPLDSNEFWVHEDCILWANGIYLVSGRLYGLQEALEIAREVLCSHCQEAGATLGCYHRGCSFRYHYPCAIDADCLLHEENFSRTRVDQYVDLRKGTTYSLGGPNP; this comes from the exons atgggCACAAAGCTCTTGGGTCAGAAGTCTCCAGGCCAAGACGGCTGGTGGGAGACcagtggtctcagcccttgggcacccaggtgCCGCAGGGAGactgcagaaggactgagatggggAACATATGGGCTGGACCAGCCAGCAGCTGAAAGggacaagggagagaagctccagtgGTGCCTG GGAAGACCAATCGGTAGTGTgaataagcaaaagaaacagcAGCCGCAATCACCTCTACCTC CTGCTCCTCAGATGCCAGAAGGTTCTGCAGATGGAGAGTCAAAGCCAAAaaagcagaggccaaggaggaagagaaggaagcccGGGCACGGAAGCGGGAAAACCAAACCAGCAGTTCCCACTGTAGACCCTCAAGAACCAGAGATCAGGCTAAAGTATGCTACCCAGCCGCGAGATGAAACCGATGCCAAGAACAAGTCTTTTTCCCCTTACATCCACGTAGAAAATAAGTGTGAACTTGGAGCTGTTTGTACAGTCATCAATGCTGAAGAACAAACCAAATTGGTGAGGAGCCGGAAGGGTCAGAGATCTCTGACCCCTGCGCCCAGCAGCACAGAAAGCAAGGAGCTCCCAACTTCATCTTTTATGCTGCAGGGGCCTGTGGTAACAGAATCTTCTGTTATGGGGCACCTAGTTTGCTGTCTCTGTGACAAGTGGGCCCATTATGGTAACATGGGTGACCTCTTTGGACCCTTTTATCCCCAAGATTATGCAGCCACTCTTCTGAAGAATACCCCTCCTAAGAGGTCCACAGAAATGCACAGCAAAGTCAAGGTTCAGCACAAAAGCGCTTCTAAGGGTTCTAAAACTGacactgaggaggaggaggaggaggaggaggaggaggaggaggaggaggaggaggaggaggaggaggagcagcagcagcagcagcagcagcagcagcagcagcggcagggGCGGCAGCG GTTCAAGCAGCACCATTCTAGTGGAGGTCCTCGGTCCCTGTCCAAGAGGCGCCATTGTAAAAAAGCAGCCTCTGAGTTAAAAATCCCTCAAGTACCTCTTGACAGCAATGAATTTTGGGTCCATGAGGATTGTATTCTCTGGGCTAATGGAATCTACCTGGTCTCGGGCAGGCTCTATGGCCTGCAGGAAGCGCTGGAAATCGCCAGAGAGGTGTTATGTTCCCACTGCCAGGAGGCTGGAGCTACTTTGGGCTGCTACCACAGAGGCTGCTCCTTCCGATACCATTACCCATGTGCCATTGACGCAGACTGTTTGCTGCATGAAGAGAATTTCTCG AGGACCCGTGTGGACCAGTATGTGGACTTACGCAAAGGGACTACATACTCCTTAGGAGGCCCCAACCCTTAA